One part of the Quercus lobata isolate SW786 chromosome 7, ValleyOak3.0 Primary Assembly, whole genome shotgun sequence genome encodes these proteins:
- the LOC115953812 gene encoding solute carrier family 35 member F2-like, translating into MSWCNLNGSWRSHETWKTIYLLFLGQVVSFVLALGSFTSSLIADLGVDAPLSQTLFPYFFLASVYGSILLYRRKRLLVSWYWYLLLGFVDVHGNYLVNKAYQFSSITSVTLLDCWTIPWVMILTWFFLGTRYSLWQLFGAAICIIGLGLVFLSDAGVGGGDGSKPLLGDVLVIAGAVFYAMSNVGEEFCVKKKNRIEVVAMIGVYGFLVSVVEVSIVELKSLESIEWSTDIILAFAGYAVSTFMFYTVAPFVLQLSGATMFNLSILTSDMWAVVIRIFFYHQQVDWLYYLSFTIVCIGLVIYSTTEKNYVPVPAIEDGNSNTQYEVLTEEIEATRNESLVS; encoded by the exons ATGAGCTGGTGCAATTTGAATGGCAGCTGGAGAAGCCATGAAACCTGGAAAACAATCTACCTACTGTTCCTGGGTCAGGTTGTCTCTTTTGTACTTGCACTCGGTAGCTTCACTTCGTCTCTGATAGCTGATCTTG GTGTAGATGCACCACTTAGTCAGACTTTGTTTCCTTACTTCTTTTTGGCTTCTGTTTATGGGAGTATTTTGCTGTATAGGCGTAAGAGACTACTG GTTTCTTGGTATTGGTATCTCCTTTTAGGTTTTGTTGATGTTCATGGGAATTATCTTG TTAATAAGGCATACCAGTTCTCATCAATCACCAGCGTGACGTTATTGGATTGTTGGACAATACCATGGGTCATGATTTTGACATGGTTCTTTCTAGGCACTCGGTATTCCCTGTGGCAGTTATTTGGTGCAGCCATATGTATCATTGGCCTTGGCTTAGTGTTCCTCTCTGATGCTGGGGTGGGCGGTGGAG ATGGTTCGAAACCTCTGCTGGGGGATGTACTTGTCATTGCTGGGGCAGTTTTCTATGCAATGAGCAATGTTGGTGAG GAATTCtgtgttaagaaaaaaaatcgcATTGAAGTAGTTGCAATGATTGGTGTCTATGGATTTCTAGTGAGTGTGGTTGAAGT ATCTATAGTGGAGCTCAAGAGTCTGGAATCAATTGAGTGGTCTACAGATATt ATATTAGCCTTTGCTGGGTATGCTGTATCAACTTTTATGTTCTACACCGTTGCTCCTTTCGTTCTTCAG TTAAGTGGAGCAACGATGTTCAATCTCTCTATCCTAACTTCCGACATGTGGGCAGTTGTAATTCGCATTTTTTTCTACCACCAGCAG GTTGATTGGTTATACTATCTATCTTTTACAATTGTGTGTATTGGACTTGTCATCTATTCAACAAC TGAGAAGAATTATGTTCCTGTACCTGCCATCGAGGATGGAAACTCCAATACACAATACGAAGTGCTTACTGAGGAAATTGAAGCGACTAGAAATGAGTCTTTGGTTTCGTGA
- the LOC115954321 gene encoding solute carrier family 35 member F2-like isoform X1, which produces MDRFGLRDWWRSHATWRTAYLLFLGQVVSFVMALMSFTSSLIADLGVDTPLTQTLFGYFVLALVYGNLLLYRRQRLKVSWYWYLILGFVDVQGNYLVNKAYQFSSITSVTLLDCWTVAWVIVLTRFFLGTRYSLWQLFGVALCVLGLGLVLLSDAGVGGGGGSKPLLGDILVIAGTIFYAFSNVGEEFCVKKKDRVEVICMIGVYGFLVSVVEISVLELKSLESVEWSVAIILSFFGYTVATFMFYSLVPFVLKLSGATMFNLSILTSDMWAVVIRIFFYKQEVDWLYYLAFAIVVVGLILYSTTEKNSDPAPSLEDGNSNAQYQVLTDESEGSGSRNETLASTTQP; this is translated from the exons ATGGACAGGTTCGGTTTGAGAGACTGGTGGAGAAGCCATGCAACTTGGCGGACAGCGTACCTACTGTTTCTGGGTCAGGTTGTGTCTTTTGTAATGGCACTCATGAGCTTCACTTCGTCTCTCATAGCTGATCTTG GTGTAGATACGCCTCTTACTCAAACTTTGTTTGGTTACTTCGTTTTGGCTTTGGTTTATGGAAATCTTTTGTTGTATAGGCGTCAGAGACTAAAG GTTTCTTGGTACTGGTATCTCATTCTAGGTTTTGTGGATGTTCAAGGGAATTATCTTG TTAACAAAGCGTACCAGTTCTCATCAATTACTAGTGTGACATTATTGGACTGCTGGACAGTAGCATGGGTCATAGTTCTGACACGGTTCTTCCTAGGCACTCGATACTCCTTATGGCAGTTATTTGGTGTAGCCCTCTGTGTGCTTGGCCTTGGTTTAGTGCTCCTCTCTGATGCTGGGGTTGGTGGTGGAG GTGGCTCAAAACCTCTGCTAGGGGATATTCTTGTCATTGCAGGGACAATTTTCTATGCATTTAGCAATGTTGGTGAG GAATTTTGTGTTAAGAAAAAAGATCGCGTTGAAGTAATTTGTATGATCGGTGTTTATGGATTTCTAGTGAGTGTGGTTGAAAT ATCTGTACTGGAGCTAAAGAGTTTGGAATCAGTTGAGTGGTCTGTAGCTATT ATATTATCCTTTTTTGGCTATACTGTAGCTACCTTTATGTTCTACTCCCTCGTTCCTTTCGTTCTTAAG TTAAGTGGAGCTACAATGTTCAATCTCTCTATCCTAACATCTGACATGTGGGCAGTGGTCATTCGCATCTTTTTCTACAAACAGGAG GTCGATTGGTTATACTATCTCGCTTTTGCTATTGTAGTTGTGGGACTCATCCTTTATTCAACAAC TGAGAAGAATTCTGATCCTGCACCATCTCTCGAAGATGGAAACTCCAATGCACAATATCAAGTACTTACTGATGAAAGTGAAGGATCAGGATCTAGAAATGAGACTTTGGCTTCAACAACACAACcataa
- the LOC115954321 gene encoding solute carrier family 35 member F2-like isoform X2 produces MALMSFTSSLIADLGVDTPLTQTLFGYFVLALVYGNLLLYRRQRLKVSWYWYLILGFVDVQGNYLVNKAYQFSSITSVTLLDCWTVAWVIVLTRFFLGTRYSLWQLFGVALCVLGLGLVLLSDAGVGGGGGSKPLLGDILVIAGTIFYAFSNVGEEFCVKKKDRVEVICMIGVYGFLVSVVEISVLELKSLESVEWSVAIILSFFGYTVATFMFYSLVPFVLKLSGATMFNLSILTSDMWAVVIRIFFYKQEVDWLYYLAFAIVVVGLILYSTTEKNSDPAPSLEDGNSNAQYQVLTDESEGSGSRNETLASTTQP; encoded by the exons ATGGCACTCATGAGCTTCACTTCGTCTCTCATAGCTGATCTTG GTGTAGATACGCCTCTTACTCAAACTTTGTTTGGTTACTTCGTTTTGGCTTTGGTTTATGGAAATCTTTTGTTGTATAGGCGTCAGAGACTAAAG GTTTCTTGGTACTGGTATCTCATTCTAGGTTTTGTGGATGTTCAAGGGAATTATCTTG TTAACAAAGCGTACCAGTTCTCATCAATTACTAGTGTGACATTATTGGACTGCTGGACAGTAGCATGGGTCATAGTTCTGACACGGTTCTTCCTAGGCACTCGATACTCCTTATGGCAGTTATTTGGTGTAGCCCTCTGTGTGCTTGGCCTTGGTTTAGTGCTCCTCTCTGATGCTGGGGTTGGTGGTGGAG GTGGCTCAAAACCTCTGCTAGGGGATATTCTTGTCATTGCAGGGACAATTTTCTATGCATTTAGCAATGTTGGTGAG GAATTTTGTGTTAAGAAAAAAGATCGCGTTGAAGTAATTTGTATGATCGGTGTTTATGGATTTCTAGTGAGTGTGGTTGAAAT ATCTGTACTGGAGCTAAAGAGTTTGGAATCAGTTGAGTGGTCTGTAGCTATT ATATTATCCTTTTTTGGCTATACTGTAGCTACCTTTATGTTCTACTCCCTCGTTCCTTTCGTTCTTAAG TTAAGTGGAGCTACAATGTTCAATCTCTCTATCCTAACATCTGACATGTGGGCAGTGGTCATTCGCATCTTTTTCTACAAACAGGAG GTCGATTGGTTATACTATCTCGCTTTTGCTATTGTAGTTGTGGGACTCATCCTTTATTCAACAAC TGAGAAGAATTCTGATCCTGCACCATCTCTCGAAGATGGAAACTCCAATGCACAATATCAAGTACTTACTGATGAAAGTGAAGGATCAGGATCTAGAAATGAGACTTTGGCTTCAACAACACAACcataa
- the LOC115954322 gene encoding transcription initiation factor TFIID subunit 12, whose translation MEQPPPQQQQTPTPTTTTATATDSSAATTTTTTATTSFQPSESPPLSTPQQPPPQPPSSTPTPSPIPPSPNPNPTLTPTQNAKPSIPNPSQPQLQPQPRPLSSFARPPQPPPPQQQQPHFSHFSSLPSSSSPAGSPSIPAQRGGIAIGVPAHHPNTAASPQPAPFSSSFGHHFTGLTRSAVNVPESVSSSNASQARPTMQGMPGIGMLGSLGSSSQLRPAGISAHHPQRPVQSSLRPQSSPNNQPPTSQNLQGHSLMRLQPVGSPGSPSPNTSQNMQTVNQPWLSSGSQGKPPLPSPSNRHQVNSQMQQRAHLPQQQHHPLPTGSQQQHMPSLQQQQQQPTPSSQLQEHYGQQFPPSRVPQAATHQPQITRVQGSGNQKPSSLAMVQPNTVQAVAQNRTAIAESDESCNRILGKRSIHELVSQIDSSEKLDPEVEDILVDIAEDFVDSITTFGCSLAKHRKSTTLEAKDILLHLERNWNITLPGFGGDEIKSYRKPLTNDIHKERLVAIKKSMVATETATKISSGQAAGNAKGNLAKAPANPLAPQM comes from the exons ATggaacaaccaccaccacaacaacaacaaaccccCACTCCCACCACTACCACCGCCACCGCCACTGACTCCTCCGccgccacaaccaccacaacaACCGCCACCACATCATTTCAACCATCTGAGTCTCCGCCACTATCAACTCCACAACAACCCCCACCACAGCCACCCTCTTCAACTCCAACCCCTTCACCTATCCCTCCCTcccctaaccctaaccctacTCTCACTCCCACCCAAAACGCTAAGCCCTCTATCCCAAACCCTTCACAACCACAACTGCAACCGCAACCTAGGCCGCTCTCTTCGTTTGCCAGACCACCACAACCGCCGCCGCCACAACAGCAGCAGCCACACTTTTCGCACTTCTCGTCGCTCCCTTCTTCGTCTTCTCCGGCCGGGTCTCCCTCCATCCCCGCCCAGAGAGGCGGCATTGCTATCGGTGTTCCCGCGCACCACCCCAACACTGCCGCTTCTCCTCAACCCGCGCCCTTCTCTTCCTCCTTCGGTCACCACTTCACTGGCCTGACCCGCTCCGCCGTCAACGTGCCCGAATCCGTCTCTAGTTCCAATGCTTCTCAG GCTAGACCAACGATGCAAGGAATGCCGGGAATTGGGATGCTGGGATCGCTTGGTTCAAGCTCGCAACTGCGGCCAGCTGGGATTTCAGCCCACCATCCACAGAGACCAGTTCAGTCATCTCTTAGACCGCAATCGTCCCCAAATAACCAGCCCCCTACTTCCCAA AATCTTCAAGGGCATAGCCTTATGAGACTCCAACCAGTGGGATCTCCTGGTTCTCCATCACCAAATACCTCACAAAATATGCAAACTGTTAATCAACCATGGCTGTCATCTGGATCACAAGGGAAGCCTCCTTTACCATCTCCTTCAAATAGGCATCAGGTCAATTCACAAATGCAGCAACGAGCACATCTTCCTCAACAACAGCATCATCCGTTGCCAACAGGTTCACAGCAACAACATATGCCATCTttgcaacagcaacagcaacagccTACACCATCAAGTCAGTTGCAGGAGCATTATGGGCAACAATTTCCACCATCAAGGGTCCCGCAAGCTGCAACCCATCAACCACAAATAACAAGGGTCCAGGGCTCAGGAAATCAGAAGCCTTCCTCTCTTGCAATGGTGCAGCCTAACACAGTCCAGGCTGTGGCCCAGAATAGAACAGCTATTGCCGAAAGTGATGAATCTTGTAACAGGATTCTTGGCAAAAGAAGCATTCATGAGCTAGTCAGCCAG ATTGATTCATCAGAGAAGTTGGATCCTGAAGTTGAAGACATTCTTGTTGATATTGCAGAGGATTTTGTTGATTCT ATTACAACATTTGGTTGCTCATTGGCCAAGCATCGGAAATCAACAACATTGGAAGCAAAAGACATACTTTTACATCTTG AAAGAAACTGGAATATTACACTTCCTGGTTTTGGTGGTGATGAGATTAAGAGCTACAGAAAACCG CTTACAAATGATATTCACAAGGAACGTCTTGTAGCA ATAAAGAAATCAATGGTAGCAACTGAGACAGCAACCAAAATTTCTTCTGGACAAGCTGCTGGAAATGCAAAGGGTAATCTGGCCAAGGCACCTGCCAATCCATTGGCTCCCCAAATGTAA